A region from the Pirellulaceae bacterium genome encodes:
- a CDS encoding BON domain-containing protein — translation MRSQLIYCLVLAGVGVLATDVSAQRGSTSTGTFGSRTVGGGGGLSAGSGNAFGSGGGQGDALQGTTAGNRLEQLIGGEQVGGVQGNERFVRGNRQAGQFVGGSTADAFVGSMTGSANGFNAGNFAAGLGQRNNRNNTNQNRNNSQRKINVRTQLSIGFRYPKLRTSVIQMKTRKLMNSKSIARLGPIEVDVVDRTARLRGVVANEADRELAVRLVRLEPGISKVEDELVVDASVSDEVSPSDPQ, via the coding sequence ATGCGAAGCCAACTGATTTATTGTCTCGTTCTGGCGGGAGTGGGAGTACTGGCGACCGACGTGTCGGCCCAGCGAGGTTCGACAAGTACCGGAACGTTTGGGAGTCGCACAGTTGGCGGCGGCGGTGGATTGTCAGCTGGAAGTGGTAACGCGTTTGGAAGTGGTGGTGGCCAAGGCGACGCTCTCCAAGGAACGACGGCCGGCAACCGTCTTGAGCAGTTGATTGGTGGCGAGCAGGTTGGCGGGGTGCAAGGGAACGAGCGATTTGTCCGTGGGAACCGCCAAGCTGGGCAATTCGTCGGGGGAAGCACGGCGGATGCTTTCGTCGGCTCAATGACCGGTAGCGCTAACGGCTTCAATGCGGGCAACTTTGCTGCGGGCCTTGGACAGCGCAACAATCGCAATAACACCAATCAAAACCGCAACAATTCTCAACGCAAGATCAACGTGAGAACCCAGCTGAGTATCGGTTTTCGTTACCCCAAGTTGCGGACTTCCGTGATTCAGATGAAAACGCGGAAGTTGATGAATTCGAAGTCGATTGCCAGGCTGGGTCCCATTGAGGTTGATGTGGTAGATCGGACTGCCCGTTTGCGTGGCGTGGTTGCGAACGAGGCCGACCGCGAATTGGCTGTCCGACTTGTTCGGCTCGAACCTGGGATTTCGAAGGTAGAAGATGAGCTTGTGGTTGACGCATCCGTGTCTGACGAAGTTTCTCCATCCGATCCGCAATAG